One window of the Funiculus sociatus GB2-C1 genome contains the following:
- a CDS encoding Imm30 family immunity protein — protein sequence MSDNNLIEIMKANRFMRSRAEVVAFDEAMAQLAKHPKNEYLPELHLVLDDECEHHEVMYGLIHFLESFDAKEQFQTLIDVIPELILRAPEWTKTLHYGILNDDSSCALYKEILHSTNSKNRDVVYQVLKEIAASESPPLSSHAEFVLSESATLVN from the coding sequence ATGAGCGATAATAACTTGATTGAAATTATGAAAGCTAATAGATTTATGCGATCGCGTGCCGAGGTCGTAGCTTTTGATGAAGCTATGGCTCAACTTGCCAAGCATCCGAAAAATGAATATTTGCCAGAATTGCATCTAGTTTTAGACGATGAGTGCGAGCATCACGAGGTTATGTATGGCCTAATCCATTTTCTGGAGTCTTTTGATGCAAAGGAACAGTTTCAAACACTTATTGATGTTATTCCTGAGCTAATTCTCCGTGCGCCAGAGTGGACAAAAACTCTTCATTACGGAATTCTAAATGATGATTCGTCTTGTGCTTTATATAAAGAGATTTTGCATTCAACTAACTCCAAAAATCGGGATGTTGTCTATCAGGTTCTTAAAGAAATTGCAGCATCGGAATCTCCGCCTCTGTCCTCACACGCTGAGTTTGTTTTGAGCGAAAGTGCAACTCTGGTTAATTAA
- the fraC gene encoding filament integrity protein FraC — translation MGSNVFPLPTILFQFLFLLVAIAIESFILHKNLNLGRQTSADYAMLINLLSSIVGWWIFFYVLPLLPVELRAQVISYIFFDTFFTINQSSTYTTQLILTIFIVFLSNYLLKLNFLQLIQFLIEPPKPTTSEPQERKLKTIADRNVKIQESPNLANIMFQATFCSYGVILVIIFLIRSEII, via the coding sequence ATGGGTTCAAATGTTTTCCCCCTGCCTACGATTTTATTTCAATTTCTCTTTTTACTGGTAGCGATCGCTATAGAATCATTCATTCTACATAAAAATCTTAACCTCGGTCGCCAAACCAGCGCTGACTATGCTATGTTGATTAACTTACTCTCAAGTATTGTAGGATGGTGGATTTTCTTTTATGTTTTGCCTTTGCTGCCAGTGGAACTGAGAGCGCAGGTAATTAGTTACATTTTTTTTGATACCTTTTTTACAATCAACCAATCTTCAACATATACAACGCAGCTAATTTTAACAATATTTATTGTTTTCCTGTCTAACTATCTCTTAAAATTAAATTTTTTACAACTAATTCAATTTTTAATTGAGCCACCTAAACCCACTACATCTGAACCCCAAGAAAGGAAGTTGAAAACTATTGCCGATCGTAACGTTAAAATCCAAGAAAGTCCAAATCTAGCAAATATAATGTTTCAAGCAACTTTCTGTAGCTATGGTGTTATTTTAGTTATTATATTTTTGATTCGTTCAGAAATTATATAA
- a CDS encoding DUF5357 family protein, with protein sequence MFWIVVDIKDFFKFLQSLIEPFIPSRAYSWKTLIYLSTFSWVMSLLTTDEARDFISFWGWIFLIAGTSWASTENKIKIGNLYLSPWITGALICTFVFGNRTPEEQEAGLIIWPTLSALIAIGPDFLDQGMKLTLPKPAIRQRDLILLTSNILISCWIQFYFVAQNWLSQYPTLMSDDFSQSAFMFRMESTEPIAPRGAIVLDFMEPLLKQELDNKPWSEVERWLLQPQPRIDALKQEAIKGLPSVEEDLWWQYTSKISSINSGYNLQLLAIWQGPRSQPEVSYINKSCQITQTYEQADTNSEATSNETRGQATAIAQVSCQPASTLKKNQATRSQG encoded by the coding sequence ATGTTTTGGATCGTAGTAGACATAAAAGATTTTTTTAAATTTTTGCAGTCGCTAATCGAGCCTTTCATACCTTCTCGCGCTTATTCTTGGAAGACACTAATTTATCTAAGTACATTTTCTTGGGTAATGTCTCTTTTGACAACCGATGAAGCGCGAGATTTTATTAGTTTTTGGGGATGGATATTTTTAATTGCTGGGACAAGCTGGGCTAGCACAGAAAACAAAATAAAAATTGGCAATCTGTATCTGAGTCCGTGGATTACGGGTGCCTTAATCTGTACTTTCGTATTTGGCAATCGAACGCCGGAAGAACAAGAGGCGGGCTTGATAATCTGGCCTACATTATCGGCACTGATTGCTATTGGCCCAGATTTTCTTGATCAAGGCATGAAATTAACATTGCCTAAACCAGCAATTCGTCAAAGAGACTTAATTTTGCTTACCAGCAATATACTGATTAGCTGCTGGATTCAATTTTATTTTGTAGCTCAAAATTGGTTGAGTCAATATCCCACCTTAATGTCCGATGACTTTAGCCAAAGTGCTTTTATGTTTAGAATGGAATCTACAGAGCCGATAGCTCCTAGAGGTGCCATAGTTTTAGACTTTATGGAACCACTTTTAAAGCAAGAGTTGGATAATAAACCTTGGTCAGAAGTGGAACGATGGCTGCTGCAACCGCAACCGCGCATAGATGCCCTTAAACAGGAAGCGATCAAAGGGCTTCCTAGTGTTGAGGAAGATTTATGGTGGCAATATACGTCTAAAATATCCTCAATTAACTCAGGCTATAACTTACAATTACTGGCAATTTGGCAAGGGCCGCGATCGCAACCTGAAGTATCTTACATAAACAAGTCTTGTCAGATTACTCAAACCTACGAGCAAGCAGATACTAATTCTGAGGCGACATCCAACGAAACTAGGGGACAAGCAACTGCGATTGCTCAAGTTAGCTGTCAACCAGCCAGTACCTTAAAGAAGAATCAAGCAACCAGAAGTCAAGGGTAA
- a CDS encoding helix-turn-helix domain-containing protein: protein MGKAGKALRKVLDTHNISQNRLAMTMGIRRSNVSRWVSEVRDPVAETMLEIWKALQKIDLVAAEEFIRLYLDDSAEDEAQS, encoded by the coding sequence ATGGGAAAAGCAGGCAAAGCACTTAGAAAGGTATTGGATACCCATAACATCAGCCAAAATCGTCTGGCAATGACAATGGGGATTCGGCGATCAAATGTAAGCCGCTGGGTGAGTGAAGTGAGAGATCCCGTGGCTGAGACGATGCTTGAGATTTGGAAGGCGCTTCAGAAGATCGATCTGGTCGCTGCGGAGGAGTTTATCAGGCTGTATTTGGATGACTCTGCTGAGGATGAGGCGCAGTCTTAA
- a CDS encoding cob(I)yrinic acid a,c-diamide adenosyltransferase, with product MNRTGIGIRTAQARSERIVGQIHVYDGAGKGKSQAALGVVLRSIGLGINTDLATRVLLLRFLKGPGRAYDEDGAIAALQQGFPHLIDQVRTGRAEFFTKEEITRFDRQEAERGWDVAKGALASDLYSVLVLDELNPVLDLGLLNVDEVVQTLKHKPQELEIIVTGRAAPQQLLDIADLHSEMKPHKHPASEENSISGIEIYTGAGKGKSTSALGKALQGIGRGISQDTSHRVLIMQWLKGGTGYTEDAAIAALRQSYPNLVDHQRCGRDAIVWRGQQQELDYVEAERGWDIARTAIASGLYKTIILDELNPTVDLELLPQQPIVEALLRKPRDTEVIITGRCLNTPAYFDLASVHSEMICHKHYADRGVDLKRGVDF from the coding sequence ATGAACAGAACGGGGATTGGCATTCGCACGGCGCAAGCACGTTCTGAGCGTATTGTTGGGCAGATTCATGTTTATGATGGAGCCGGGAAGGGGAAATCGCAAGCGGCGCTGGGTGTCGTTTTGCGTTCAATTGGGCTAGGTATTAATACAGATTTGGCAACGCGAGTGCTGCTGTTGCGGTTTCTCAAAGGGCCGGGACGCGCCTATGATGAAGATGGCGCGATCGCAGCTTTACAGCAAGGTTTCCCGCACCTGATTGACCAGGTTCGCACGGGACGAGCAGAATTTTTTACCAAAGAGGAAATTACGCGCTTTGACAGACAGGAGGCGGAACGCGGCTGGGATGTGGCAAAAGGCGCTCTAGCATCTGACCTCTATTCTGTCCTGGTTCTGGACGAACTGAACCCGGTTCTAGACTTAGGTTTGCTGAATGTTGATGAAGTCGTGCAGACTCTCAAGCATAAACCCCAAGAGTTAGAAATCATTGTCACAGGTAGAGCCGCGCCGCAACAACTGCTAGATATTGCCGATTTGCACTCGGAAATGAAGCCTCACAAACACCCTGCATCTGAGGAAAATTCGATTTCTGGAATTGAAATCTACACGGGTGCTGGTAAAGGGAAGTCTACCAGTGCGCTAGGCAAAGCGTTGCAGGGAATTGGACGCGGGATTAGTCAGGATACTTCGCACCGAGTCCTGATTATGCAGTGGCTCAAGGGTGGTACTGGCTATACTGAGGATGCCGCGATCGCTGCTTTGCGACAATCATATCCGAACCTGGTAGATCATCAGCGCTGCGGGCGGGATGCAATTGTCTGGCGGGGACAACAGCAAGAGCTAGACTATGTGGAAGCAGAACGAGGCTGGGATATTGCCCGGACTGCGATCGCGTCTGGTTTGTACAAGACTATCATCCTCGACGAACTCAATCCCACAGTTGACTTAGAATTATTGCCGCAACAGCCGATAGTAGAAGCTTTGTTACGCAAACCCCGCGACACAGAAGTGATCATCACCGGACGTTGTTTGAATACACCAGCTTATTTTGATCTGGCCAGCGTCCACTCGGAAATGATTTGCCACAAGCATTATGCTGACAGAGGCGTTGACTTAAAGCGAGGAGTAGATTTTTAG
- the lysS gene encoding lysine--tRNA ligase codes for MSLEDIRATRLEKVEQLKQLGLNPYAYKWETTHHAAQLQEKYADLSSGEEVDVEVAVAGRIMARRVFGKLAFFALQDETGTIQLYLEKKRIEEGMADVPDAFNTVKQLTDMGDILGAKGTIKRTEKGELSVYVKEYAILTKSLLPLPDQWHGLTDVEKRYRQRYVDLIVNPEVRETFRRRAKITAGIRRYLDELGFIEIETPVLQSEAGGADARPFITYHNTLDMELYLRIATELHLKRLIVGGFEKVFELGRIFRNEGVSTRHNPEFTTIEVYQAYADYHDMMALTEGIITTVAQEVLNTLEITYQGEAIDFTPPWRRVTMHDLVQEKTGLDFNSFQSLEEAKAAATQAGIENVQECESIGKLLNEAFEQKCEANLIQPTFVLDFPVEISPLAKPHRSKPGLVERFELFIVGRETANSFSELTDPIDQRERLEAQAARKAAGDLEAQGVDEDFLTALEYGMPPTGGLGIGIDRLVMVLTDCASIRDAIAFPLLKSNSSFIKAFDYHSETKTLRLEFDNGSIYNYHDVPDSVYQALKSAPSIGQYYNSFIKEKYGFDHVK; via the coding sequence ATGTCCTTAGAAGATATCCGCGCTACGCGGTTAGAGAAAGTCGAACAACTCAAGCAGTTAGGGCTGAATCCCTACGCTTACAAGTGGGAAACTACCCACCATGCAGCTCAATTGCAGGAAAAATACGCAGATTTGTCCAGCGGCGAAGAAGTTGACGTAGAAGTAGCCGTTGCTGGGCGCATCATGGCGCGGCGCGTGTTCGGTAAGCTTGCTTTCTTTGCCTTGCAAGACGAAACTGGCACAATTCAGCTGTACCTGGAGAAGAAAAGAATCGAAGAAGGGATGGCGGATGTCCCAGATGCTTTTAACACAGTCAAGCAGCTGACAGATATGGGGGATATTCTGGGAGCCAAGGGGACAATTAAACGCACGGAAAAGGGCGAATTATCTGTCTACGTTAAAGAGTACGCGATACTTACCAAGTCTCTGTTGCCTTTACCGGATCAGTGGCACGGACTTACGGATGTGGAGAAGCGGTATCGTCAGCGTTATGTGGATTTGATCGTAAATCCGGAGGTGCGGGAAACTTTCCGCCGTCGCGCTAAGATTACGGCTGGGATTCGTCGGTATTTGGATGAGTTGGGTTTCATTGAAATTGAAACGCCAGTGTTGCAGAGTGAAGCTGGCGGTGCTGATGCGCGTCCTTTCATCACCTATCACAATACCCTGGATATGGAGTTGTATCTGCGGATTGCCACAGAACTCCATCTGAAGCGGCTGATTGTAGGTGGGTTTGAGAAGGTGTTTGAGTTGGGGCGGATTTTTCGGAATGAGGGGGTTTCGACTCGCCACAATCCGGAATTTACGACGATTGAGGTTTACCAAGCTTACGCCGATTATCACGATATGATGGCGCTGACGGAGGGGATTATTACCACCGTTGCTCAAGAGGTGCTGAATACGCTGGAAATTACCTACCAGGGTGAGGCGATTGACTTCACACCACCTTGGCGTAGGGTGACAATGCACGACTTGGTTCAGGAAAAGACAGGGTTAGATTTTAACTCTTTTCAATCTCTGGAGGAGGCAAAAGCAGCAGCTACTCAGGCAGGGATTGAGAATGTGCAAGAATGCGAATCTATTGGGAAACTTCTCAACGAAGCTTTTGAGCAAAAGTGCGAAGCTAATTTGATTCAGCCGACTTTTGTGCTAGATTTTCCTGTAGAAATTTCGCCCCTGGCTAAGCCACATCGCTCTAAGCCTGGTTTGGTGGAACGGTTTGAGTTGTTTATCGTAGGACGAGAGACGGCGAATAGTTTCTCGGAGTTGACAGATCCAATCGATCAGCGCGAACGTTTGGAGGCGCAAGCGGCGCGGAAGGCGGCGGGAGACTTGGAAGCGCAAGGCGTGGATGAGGATTTCCTAACGGCGTTGGAGTATGGAATGCCGCCTACGGGTGGTTTAGGGATTGGAATTGACCGCTTGGTGATGGTGCTGACAGATTGTGCGAGTATTCGGGATGCGATCGCATTCCCTCTCCTGAAGTCAAACAGCAGCTTTATTAAAGCCTTTGACTATCACTCAGAAACTAAAACACTCCGCCTCGAATTCGACAATGGAAGTATCTACAACTATCACGATGTACCTGATAGCGTCTATCAAGCTTTAAAGAGCGCACCGTCAATTGGTCAATACTACAACTCCTTTATTAAGGAAAAATACGGCTTTGACCATGTGAAGTGA
- a CDS encoding glyoxalase-like domain protein translates to MILAVSIIPSVLNIFYLGSFFPELPLDGLLSTQGIMVMLLVAYAGAMWMFLTSAPKVHTIMVSDLDMARELYEGLLDLPVAEVPLHYYYNYEQTLGATAIDPLYLSPTLGGTATQKFSGNDGLWYQLKKNTQLHIISGASLGRKNQQRHVCFDHDCLEMVLLRVQIRGVKHKIRRDKPLNFLVKDLEGRVIEMAEVSN, encoded by the coding sequence ATGATTCTAGCGGTTAGTATTATTCCTTCTGTGCTGAACATCTTTTATTTAGGGTCTTTCTTTCCGGAATTGCCTCTAGACGGTCTTTTGTCCACACAAGGCATTATGGTGATGCTATTGGTAGCCTACGCGGGTGCCATGTGGATGTTCCTCACTAGCGCCCCGAAAGTCCACACCATCATGGTGTCCGACTTAGATATGGCGCGAGAGTTGTACGAAGGCTTGCTAGATTTGCCCGTAGCAGAAGTGCCACTGCACTATTACTACAACTACGAGCAAACCCTGGGCGCTACCGCCATCGATCCTCTTTACCTCTCACCGACTTTGGGAGGCACCGCTACCCAAAAGTTTAGCGGTAACGATGGTTTGTGGTATCAGCTGAAAAAGAATACTCAGCTACACATCATCTCTGGCGCAAGTTTGGGCAGAAAAAATCAGCAACGCCACGTATGTTTTGACCACGACTGTTTAGAGATGGTGCTGCTGCGAGTACAAATTCGCGGTGTCAAGCACAAAATTCGCCGCGACAAGCCACTGAATTTCTTGGTGAAGGATCTCGAAGGTCGCGTGATTGAAATGGCGGAAGTGTCGAATTAA
- the tcmP gene encoding three-Cys-motif partner protein TcmP: MSNKKKYEWSADGSELPTIPLYAKTKHLVLQEYVKNWIEVLCGHGRHGVKKVTLVDGFCGGGMYKDGEQLWEGSAIRMIRMVEEGLKNVQQRKPWHQLDAEYIFIDNNKEHTSCLELQIKKAGLEEYLYSGKCKIITNEFEKELDRCIDKVKLRRGYSFFFLDPFGLDVTPEIVKPIISIGRSEVLFTHMLSGLVRILSRKDRIHKKTFQDFEVDEYYKDLADQSDFLTKQGYLRNQGLLLYRKEGDVEYAWTFAIMNSLKNVLYYLIHLSSNPTALEVMKKTLVKYNNLEYQYHYGVYGLGFRELDYFDKNLSTYNIKEANIETCMNKLREQFMKILAQNEDGISFEQLRLKTIQENPATIEHYFDVLHQLKLEKEVKVVREKKITTSKKIESKDIIIRAKDKPLWIPGLPYKFSNEK, translated from the coding sequence ATGAGTAATAAAAAGAAATATGAATGGAGTGCTGATGGAAGCGAACTGCCTACCATACCACTGTATGCTAAAACCAAACATTTGGTTCTACAAGAATATGTCAAAAACTGGATAGAAGTTCTTTGCGGACATGGGAGACACGGGGTAAAAAAAGTCACATTAGTAGACGGTTTTTGTGGTGGAGGTATGTACAAAGATGGCGAGCAACTCTGGGAAGGCTCTGCTATTAGAATGATCAGGATGGTTGAGGAAGGATTAAAAAATGTTCAACAAAGAAAGCCTTGGCATCAATTGGATGCAGAATATATATTTATAGATAACAACAAGGAACATACATCTTGTTTAGAATTACAAATTAAGAAAGCAGGTTTAGAGGAATATTTATACTCTGGCAAATGCAAAATTATTACTAATGAATTTGAGAAAGAGCTAGACAGATGTATTGATAAAGTGAAATTAAGAAGAGGATACTCTTTCTTTTTTTTAGATCCTTTTGGATTAGATGTTACTCCAGAGATTGTAAAACCAATAATTTCAATAGGTAGGTCAGAAGTACTTTTTACACATATGCTTTCAGGTCTAGTAAGAATATTGTCTAGAAAAGATAGAATACATAAAAAGACTTTTCAAGATTTTGAAGTAGATGAATACTACAAAGATTTAGCGGATCAAAGTGATTTCCTTACAAAACAAGGCTATTTAAGAAATCAAGGATTATTGTTATACAGGAAAGAAGGTGATGTAGAATATGCGTGGACTTTCGCAATCATGAATAGTCTCAAGAATGTTTTGTATTACTTAATTCATCTATCCAGTAATCCAACAGCATTGGAGGTTATGAAAAAAACCCTTGTTAAATATAACAATTTAGAATACCAATATCACTATGGAGTTTACGGTTTGGGTTTCCGGGAATTGGATTACTTTGATAAAAACTTAAGTACATATAATATTAAAGAAGCTAATATAGAAACTTGTATGAATAAATTGAGAGAACAATTTATGAAAATTTTAGCTCAAAATGAAGATGGGATATCCTTTGAACAACTTCGACTAAAGACAATCCAAGAAAATCCAGCTACTATAGAACACTATTTTGATGTGTTGCATCAACTAAAACTAGAAAAAGAAGTAAAAGTTGTTCGAGAAAAAAAGATAACGACATCAAAAAAGATTGAGTCCAAAGACATAATTATAAGGGCAAAAGATAAACCACTATGGATTCCAGGCTTACCATATAAGTTTAGTAATGAAAAATAA
- a CDS encoding sigma-70 family RNA polymerase sigma factor gives MQIPHFPESNHPIVKSLFHYSDQELLTLFQRHPEQGRFFTAIFCRYSSIVYTLIQHLARSPVQADYLFALTWRHIYFELGGLDLRDVTGTGLLTFQNWLINITAVCINQAELPPVEAIHYNLQAASPPLWCYVEQALERFPPMLRLMVLMAQTFNWSDTRIAAYLQAEGEAISPAAVRIKLTEGYQLLEASLPEDIRAIYLSGDRQASKGERSYQV, from the coding sequence GTGCAGATTCCTCATTTTCCGGAAAGCAATCATCCGATTGTCAAATCGCTGTTTCATTACAGCGATCAGGAATTACTCACCTTGTTTCAGCGTCATCCTGAACAGGGACGCTTTTTCACCGCGATTTTCTGTCGCTACAGTTCGATTGTATATACGTTGATTCAGCATTTAGCGCGATCGCCTGTACAGGCAGATTATCTATTTGCCCTCACCTGGCGGCACATTTACTTTGAGCTAGGCGGTTTGGATTTGCGCGACGTTACCGGGACTGGGTTGCTAACTTTCCAGAACTGGCTAATTAATATCACGGCTGTTTGTATCAACCAGGCAGAATTGCCGCCTGTAGAAGCAATTCATTACAACCTACAAGCTGCTTCTCCACCGCTGTGGTGTTATGTAGAACAAGCTTTAGAGCGATTTCCGCCGATGCTGAGGTTGATGGTTTTGATGGCGCAGACTTTCAACTGGAGCGATACGCGAATTGCTGCTTATTTACAGGCGGAAGGAGAGGCAATTTCTCCGGCGGCGGTGCGAATCAAGCTAACTGAAGGTTATCAACTATTAGAAGCATCATTACCAGAAGATATTCGCGCAATTTATCTGTCGGGGGATAGACAAGCAAGCAAAGGCGAGAGGAGCTACCAGGTATGA
- a CDS encoding SPL family radical SAM protein, whose amino-acid sequence MSIVKGTEKIANPLQQSALNKKGLCDYVINVASGCLHGCTFCYVPSTPAIRTRQAELREKGVSDPQMDWGQYLFVREEIPEQLEKTLSRKKSWHETREGRGVVLLCSGTDPYQNKQTANVTRGAVQALLRHNKRVRILTRSPLWVNDLDILKHPNVIVGMSLPYLDDELSRQIEPQAPPPSERYKALLKGHQAGCRLYVAVAPTPPKMALDDFKRYFEKIMQFEPEVIFWEPINARGTNGKRMVAAGLEFANSIMTKNSWAERFKTQWEEIEAAAKDIGCIDRLHIWPDPELRGYVEDSKLDSWLYKPTVEKWDNLTTSKPKAKSTTASRKKSQTTLAPSHSG is encoded by the coding sequence ATGTCTATTGTCAAAGGAACAGAAAAGATAGCTAATCCACTTCAGCAAAGTGCGCTTAACAAAAAAGGGCTGTGTGACTATGTAATTAATGTAGCATCAGGTTGTTTACATGGATGCACTTTTTGTTATGTACCTTCAACTCCCGCAATTAGGACTAGGCAAGCAGAGCTGCGGGAAAAAGGAGTAAGCGATCCTCAGATGGACTGGGGACAGTATCTTTTTGTTCGTGAAGAGATACCTGAGCAACTAGAGAAAACCCTCAGTCGTAAGAAGTCTTGGCATGAGACACGAGAAGGTAGAGGTGTGGTTCTACTCTGTTCAGGCACAGATCCATATCAAAACAAGCAGACTGCAAATGTAACTCGTGGTGCTGTTCAGGCTCTATTGAGACATAACAAACGAGTCAGAATTCTAACTCGTAGTCCGTTGTGGGTAAATGACCTCGACATTCTCAAACATCCCAACGTGATTGTTGGGATGAGCCTCCCATACCTGGATGATGAACTTAGTCGCCAAATTGAACCTCAAGCACCTCCGCCTTCTGAACGCTATAAAGCTTTACTCAAAGGTCATCAAGCTGGGTGTCGGTTGTATGTTGCAGTTGCTCCTACTCCTCCCAAAATGGCTTTAGATGATTTTAAAAGATATTTTGAAAAAATCATGCAATTTGAGCCAGAAGTTATCTTTTGGGAACCCATCAATGCTCGTGGAACTAATGGAAAACGGATGGTAGCAGCAGGTTTAGAATTTGCCAATTCAATTATGACTAAAAACTCATGGGCGGAACGCTTCAAAACCCAATGGGAAGAAATTGAGGCAGCTGCCAAAGATATAGGGTGTATTGATCGGCTTCATATTTGGCCCGATCCAGAGTTGAGAGGGTATGTTGAGGACTCAAAGCTGGATAGTTGGTTATATAAGCCAACAGTGGAAAAGTGGGACAACTTGACAACCTCAAAGCCCAAGGCAAAATCCACTACTGCTAGTCGTAAGAAGTCACAAACAACTCTTGCTCCCAGCCATTCAGGATAA